CGCGAGAGAGGATACAGTGTCTGGGTGCTGCATATAGGAGTGGATAGCGCCGACCTCTCGGTGATGCGGGTCGCACATCGCGTCGAGTCTGGGGGGCACAATGTCCCCGAGACGAAGATTCGCGAGCGCTATGATCGCTCGGCACCTCTCATCAGGGAAGCTGTTCTGTTGGCTGAAACAGGCCTTGTCTACGACAACTCGGTCGCGGGCAAGCCCCCCAAGCTTGTCCTAACCTTTGAACGCGGCCATCTCATGCGAGTACGGCCAGAACCTCCAACCTGGATAAGGCAAGCTTATGCCCCTGAACTCCAAGGTTCAGGACTTCGGTAACGGTGCCGTCCCAGTCAAGCAGTTTTGCGCGTGCGGCATGCGCCGCCGGGTCGCGGTCTTGTCCTTTGAGCAATTGATCCGCTTCGCTGTAAGCGGTGCGCCGGCCCCGTGGTTTCGGCCTGATGCGGTATCGGGCATGCCGTCCTGCAACTGAGTTTGCGGGGGGACGGCGGTGGAGCACCAAAACGAGCACCGGATGGAGGTGCGTGGGTCGAATGGAGTGTCGCGGATCGAGATCCTTGATGGTCCGACCGGCCGTCGGCGTTGGCCGGATGATCTCAAGGCGCGGATTGTGGCGGAGAGTTTTCAGCCCGGCGCGCGGGTCTGCGATGTTGCGGCGAAGTATGGGTTGATTGCCCGGCACCTTTCGGGATGGCGCGGTCAGGCGCGCAAAGGGGAACTGGTCATGCCGATCGATATGCCCCCGGCATTCGTGCCGCTGGTGATCGAGCCATTGGCCGATGTCGTTGCGGCGTCGGTCGACACGGGCGTGATCAGGGTCGATATCTGTGGGGCCGTTCTGCATGTGGCGCCGGATTGAAGCCCGGAGCGCGCGGCGGCCTTGGCGGCGGCTCTGAGGAAGGTACTGTGATCTTTCCGGATCAGGCGGTGCGGATCGTGATTGCGACCAAGCCGGTGGACTTCCGCAAGGGGCACGATGGGCTGGCCGCCATGGCCCATGCCGAGCTGGGATTTGCGCCCAAGGCGGGTGTGATGGTGGTGTTCAGGGGCTCTGTTGCACAAATCGGGTGATGGGCGGGCCTCCCCTTTCCCCTGACAGACTTATCCCGCGACCTCTGTCACGGGCGTGCCGAGTGCGGTGAAGCCGTTCAGGACCGCGACCCTGACCTGGAACTCTGCGACCTGACGGTCGAAGTCTCTGGCGGATAGCCGCTGTCCCAGCAGCTTGACGCAGTGCATCTTGGTTTCTGCGCGACTCCGGCGGTGGTAGCCGCTCCATCGTCGCCAGATGGTTCGACCGACGCGTTTCGA
The Gemmobacter sp. DNA segment above includes these coding regions:
- the tnpB gene encoding IS66 family insertion sequence element accessory protein TnpB; its protein translation is MIFPDQAVRIVIATKPVDFRKGHDGLAAMAHAELGFAPKAGVMVVFRGSVAQIG
- a CDS encoding transposase is translated as MEHQNEHRMEVRGSNGVSRIEILDGPTGRRRWPDDLKARIVAESFQPGARVCDVAAKYGLIARHLSGWRGQARKGELVMPIDMPPAFVPLVIEPLADVVAASVDTGVIRVDICGAVLHVAPD
- a CDS encoding zeta toxin family protein, giving the protein MSPTVILLAGPNGAGKSTLYKTRVAPAFAGPFVNADIIQRDELGNDSPEAAYRAAEIAAKRRSDLLATGSDFVTETVFSHRSKLDFVGEARERGYSVWVLHIGVDSADLSVMRVAHRVESGGHNVPETKIRERYDRSAPLIREAVLLAETGLVYDNSVAGKPPKLVLTFERGHLMRVRPEPPTWIRQAYAPELQGSGLR